A single genomic interval of Arachis duranensis cultivar V14167 chromosome 7, aradu.V14167.gnm2.J7QH, whole genome shotgun sequence harbors:
- the LOC107459778 gene encoding protein GRAVITROPIC IN THE LIGHT 1 produces the protein MESVNPSAVTPSKKLARNFAKVLHLRALIGITPVDGLKNVISDANLKDDGNIGKGTINWSQSFNKDDHDEELLERVNMEALLAKLFASTSTVKAAYAQLQYAQSPYDPDGIQVADHLIVSEFKHLSELKQCYLKKQFDPSPEKAILAAESKELQSVISTYEIMAKKLESQVRLKESEIIFLKEKLDEANKHNKSIEKRLNQSGQLSVLDNLHISGLSPSHFATVLRSTVRSIRSFVRLLVEEMRSTDWDIDAAVNAIEQDVVYFVEDHKCFTIESFVCREMFDSFHFPDFSLLNESLPDRNKRQQVFFARFNELKSTKAREFLAVNPRSSFAKFCRVKYLKLVHPKMESSFFGNLSQRNLLNSGEGFPDTAFFGSFAEMAKKVWILHCLAFSFEPQVSIFQVRKGCRFSDVYMESVNDDMLLCSDQTVESDPQVAFTVVPGFRIGKTVIQCQVYLSLHQRTTTTTTKVKKFNSTRQR, from the coding sequence ATGGAATCGGTGAATCCATCGGCGGTGACCCCAAGCAAGAAGTTGGCCCGGAATTTTGCCAAGGTTCTTCATCTTAGAGCACTGATTGGGATTACGCCGGTTGATGGTTTGAAGAATGTTATATCTGATGCGAATCTCAAGGATGATGGAAACATTGGCAAGGGGACAATAAATTGGTCGCAGTCGTTCAACAAAGATGACCATGATGAAGAGCTTCTAGAAAGAGTGAACATGGAAGCTCTCCTTGCAAAGCTCTTTGCGAGCACTTCGACGGTTAAAGCTGCATATGCACAGCTGCAATATGCTCAGTCTCCGTATGACCCTGATGGAATTCAAGTTGCCGATCATTTGATAGTATCTGAATTCAAACACTTGTCTGAACTAAAGCAATGCTACTTGAAGAAGCAATTTGATCCTTCACCAGAGAAGGCTATCCTTGCAGCTGAATCAAAGGAGCTGCAAAGTGTCATAAGCACTTATGAGATTATGGCAAAGAAGTTAGAATCTCAGGTGCGACTCAAGGAATCTGAGATCATATttctgaaggagaagctagaTGAAGCTAACAAGCACAACAAATCAATTGAGAAAAGATTGAATCAAAGTGGCCAGTTATCTGTGCTTGACAATCTTCACATTTCAGGTTTAAGTCCCAGCCATTTCGCCACTGTTCTTCGCAGCACTGTTAGGTCCATTCGAAGCTTCGTAAGGCTGCTGGTGGAAGAGATGAGGTCTACTGATTGGGATATTGATGCTGCGGTTAACGCAATCGAACAAGATGTGGTTTACTTTGTAGAAGATCACAAGTGTTTTACGATCGAGTCTTTCGTTTGCAGGGAGATGTTtgattccttccattttcctGATTTCTCCCTCCTGAATGAATCCCTTCCAGACCGGAACAAACGGCAGCAAGTTTTCTTCGCTCGGTTCAATGAGCTCAAATCCACCAAAGCAAGGGAGTTTCTTGCCGTGAATCCAAGATCATCCTTCGCGAAATTCTGCAGGGTCAAGTACTTGAAACTAGTCCACCCCAAGATGGAATCATCATTCTTCGGCAACCTGAGCCAGAGGAACCTCCTGAACTCTGGAGAAGGGTTCCCGGACACGGCATTCTTTGGCTCATTTGCCGAGATGGCAAAGAAGGTGTGGATACTACACTGCTTGGCCTTCTCCTTCGAGCCCCAAGTTTCGATCTTCCAAGTGAGAAAAGGTTGCAGATTCTCTGATGTGTACATGGAGAGTGTGAATGATGACATGCTCCTTTGCTCAGATCAGACAGTGGAATCAGATCCACAAGTTGCATTCACTGTGGTTCCAGGTTTCAGGATTGGTAAAACTGTAATTCAATGCCAAGTTTACCTTTCACTCCATCAAagaacaaccaccaccaccaccaaggTGAAAAAATTCAACTCCACAAGGCAAAGGTAG